A region from the Citrobacter telavivensis genome encodes:
- a CDS encoding GNAT family N-acetyltransferase — MAYQSEALLYQDDSIPALQQTLESLRAQFTNTLLLKASLAEGRIVGSVRGHVVGNTCHVGRLIVHPNFQRRGIGSDLLNALERQFPDITRFELFTGHKSAGNLRLYRRHGYQEYRREPIHAGLTMIYLEKHQTRT; from the coding sequence ATGGCTTACCAGAGTGAAGCATTACTTTATCAGGATGATTCCATTCCTGCATTGCAGCAAACGCTGGAATCATTACGGGCGCAATTTACGAACACACTCCTGCTTAAAGCGTCTCTGGCGGAGGGGCGAATTGTCGGCTCGGTGCGCGGTCATGTTGTCGGGAATACCTGCCATGTGGGGCGTTTGATTGTCCACCCGAACTTTCAGCGCAGAGGTATCGGCTCAGACTTACTGAATGCATTGGAAAGACAATTCCCTGATATCACACGTTTTGAACTCTTTACCGGACATAAAAGTGCAGGCAATTTACGCCTGTACCGCCGTCACGGTTATCAGGAATACCGTCGCGAACCCATTCACGCGGGTCTGACAATGATTTACCTTGAAAAGCACCAGACAAGAACCTGA
- a CDS encoding nucleoside deaminase: MDNIIQLEYYMRHAIREAEESLREGNKGFGAVIIKDGEIIACAHDGEETQADPTSHAEINAIKLAGKKIGKDLSGCLLLSTSEPCPMCAFAIAWSGIKEIAYGYSIQDALAQGRRRILFLCTEAFDKAGMDITVHKGILQRECSILYRADVRHEINNLRSATDDDLRALNADSIARRTLWFCENSAVLRTEHSHPLEAAHHLLVTRFHAAEDEMPVVARSEKQIVFHSMNFCPTLEACKILHLDTRHVCKLLNEDSTDRLVKNIDRRLRFSRNYANLRPYTPFCEEFLSIED; encoded by the coding sequence ATGGATAATATTATTCAACTTGAATATTATATGCGTCATGCTATTCGTGAGGCTGAAGAAAGTCTGCGTGAAGGAAATAAGGGATTTGGTGCGGTCATCATTAAGGATGGAGAAATCATTGCCTGCGCGCATGATGGTGAGGAAACGCAAGCAGACCCGACATCGCACGCGGAAATTAATGCCATAAAACTCGCCGGAAAAAAGATCGGTAAAGACTTATCGGGTTGTCTTCTTCTCTCAACCAGTGAACCCTGCCCGATGTGTGCCTTTGCCATTGCATGGTCTGGTATCAAAGAGATTGCCTATGGCTACTCTATTCAGGATGCGCTGGCCCAGGGGCGGCGGCGGATTTTATTCCTCTGTACCGAGGCGTTTGATAAAGCAGGAATGGATATTACCGTTCATAAAGGCATTCTTCAGCGGGAATGTTCAATTCTGTATCGGGCGGATGTTCGACATGAAATCAATAATCTCCGTTCCGCGACTGATGACGATCTCAGGGCGCTGAATGCGGATTCCATTGCCCGTCGAACACTCTGGTTCTGTGAGAATAGCGCGGTACTGCGTACTGAACATAGCCATCCGTTAGAGGCAGCCCACCACTTGCTGGTGACCCGATTTCACGCCGCGGAGGATGAAATGCCTGTTGTGGCCAGAAGTGAAAAGCAGATAGTTTTCCATTCCATGAATTTCTGCCCAACGCTTGAGGCATGCAAAATATTGCATCTGGATACACGGCACGTGTGCAAGCTCCTGAATGAAGATTCCACAGACCGGCTGGTCAAAAATATAGACCGGAGACTTCGTTTCTCGCGAAATTACGCTAATCTGCGTCCTTATACGCCTTTTTGCGAAGAATTCCTCTCAATTGAAGATTGA
- a CDS encoding autotransporter outer membrane beta-barrel domain-containing protein, producing the protein MNKIYRVIWNSTLMQWVVTSEFGRARIKRAVSNAVKATGLMAVMTAGAYAATCDLASLNCQLDATWSAATNSNETGAAVITDGNTWSVSGLDTWRAGDMTYKYYTHLQQVIDAGYTVMQGGSAVTSLPAAGNTIIFPGLTTAVTVFDPITSSNKTVMVYSSGAFTELDAYYFNPAESFVLADAEPYIDTRLATVTNGVANISLNKSQYNLGELRESALVYVDGTTANDATANWTSQQLIYANIPSDLDTLGSPINRSIKTDSYVGTFTAFDGSSHTVSSLADFKTWNNWLISKLSSGDLAYTSYQSELKKAYTSTSQTYQVSHSPDGFDVSVYGERDVAVLQANGQNATINIAPGGSIDLRASSSASFLLVKLNNNATFINNGTAMTTNRIAHINSGSSFINNGFLSLGGNIPDSAYQNIAIVVDGNDSRFINSAQGTYTISPRYNYTNKNQNGIVEGVQTHIGTTAENAGTINTGYWSNAVDKFQTGSVWIAKVYNASSFVNTPTGHINLGYTQDGSSEAYLNTESAAIHTETGGRGDNQGTITLSSMANGVYGLHALDGTASLVNSGTINVNSDGDDGAFVPSESIGIYSFSKTAGTVGSSGIINLNGVNNTGIKAVSGGKASLSGDINITGGAELSTGLRNYGVWSEGTGSQVDISGQINMDGDGAIGVHARYGGNVTISGTGEVNFTDGSNQIGYYVYGQTASITNNGTGAQDVSTEDSVLFRVDDGADFTGGAGAASVLTASGKGSTAVVANGKDAISGNVSAFNSGGMTLNLSGRDATGVVIQGGAQGKISSNATINMTATGAVAGIADGQGYDINGNVLGSPIAGVLSNAALAAGAAGFGSGTLLVTEAALNSALDAVTGFIARNGAEVSNAGNIVFTGNNTTGLLVEAGARGNNTGSITVGAGGTGIVAQDATGTRTTVVNTSGNLVLNGGNTANRTTGIVASGASTTVNMTAGTVTLNGNGATGVRASEGATVNLSGTATPAFSSSATDQILFAISGAGSTINTSVPTGTVLDASGERSTLFRLEDGAAMDGDIQVAASGKDATALYATGENTTAVIGSGSQLDISGNGATGVISSGSATATIESGATLALTGSGATAGLVDGNTYASDGALLQQNTGAELINAATISSTVSGATAFTAQNSGTLTNSGNVLLTGTNSTAIKVMGGKVNNTGSIEANGTALYIGAGDQGQASTVTNSGTVLATNGNAAIELAAGSLNLVGSGVGTVEARGTADGVLVSSGASGLDVTNAHIIVSAAGASGNGIENAGNLTDLQLTGTTIDVANGAGVRTSVTIDDTNSGTINVGGAGTGIAFANADGSATSSNLDLSGSSGLTINVSGTGGTGIYANTAGTTDTAVSVNVSNAAGGAALKLGNGVTSATNRGTLTSASTTTATVETANATAFTNTATGVITASASGNPALAMNAANATVTNAGTINGDVVMNRASGTVNNSGTVSNNITTTSGNNAVTVDSGTVGGNIALSGNGTNTVLLKNNADVNTVSGSAGNDTVTVLGNGNTFTALNGGSGTATAVFDGVTAGFHMDGTGAQINNYNQVNLRNGSLFSLDNNYALGGKPAGGAGFNIDAASVLAVNSTVDRTLTNALTGTGTVAVENAGQAFNFATTTGSAFVGTVDLSNATLALGGVNTTALTNATLKADTGSVTTVADGEQVIGGLAFASGKVAFNASAPAQKVATSHMTVNRLDASGNGTVQINVPAPYVPGHETSTTASLMTQDDANIGLELVGAALVNGAGGNLVLQDQSGNVITDDTQVDIAQGGSTVAKGTYDYRLTTAGSSGSQDGLYVNYGLTELELLANQTLTLDGTPGATGAAADQSARITGSGSLAVSTTGSDVLSLSNSSNDYTGDTTVLSGTLRTDVDGALGDTARLAINSGAKADLNGTRQTAGILAGDGGSQLDFNAGTLTLTGGGDSNGILNGGGKLNVEGGVLTIDGANSSLSVITNISSGAEVVLSDAQGAGSGDITDEGTLTLNNVTGMLANNISGTGNVDATNTTDAALSGDNSSFSGLFNIDSGSNLTVGEQNHLGTATVNDNGLLTVDTASDWTLVNSVSGSGGLNKQGAGTLTLTADSAAYTGTTDITAGELTLGSDADSALEMASQQVNVHNGATFTGYGSTAGNVDVMQGGTMQMTDFLVGGNLNNRGSVLLTRADGQPGNTLTVNGNYAGSNGLLAFNTELGGDSSPTDKLTVNGNTAGNTRVSVTNTGGTGAQTVNGIEVIQVNGSSAGNFALTTGTVEAGAYVYALAKGTGSAAKNWYLTSKWKNSTTPTDPVSPATPDKPGTSPVVDPTAPDALRPEAGSYIGNIAAANTLFNTRLHDRLGEPQYTDALKGEGLAASMWMRHVGGHERSSAGDGQLKTQSNRYVLQLGGDIAQWSTDGADRWHLGVMGGYANAHSNTRSDRAGYGSDGRISGYSAGLYGTWYQNEADKTGAYVDSWMLYNWFDSSVEADNRDSDSYNSKGLTASLEAGYTLKAGEFNGSQGTLNTWYVQPQAQVTWMGVKDNAHTRKDGTRIETQGDGNIQTRLGVRTYLNSHHKMDDGKQREFQPFVEVNWIHNTETFGVKMDGTKVSRDGARNLGEIRTGVEGKVNDRLSVWGNVGVQMGDKGYSDTQGMLGVKYSW; encoded by the coding sequence ATGAACAAAATCTATCGCGTTATCTGGAACAGCACCCTGATGCAATGGGTTGTCACTTCGGAATTTGGTCGCGCCAGAATCAAAAGAGCCGTCAGCAATGCGGTGAAGGCGACCGGCCTGATGGCGGTAATGACAGCAGGGGCGTATGCAGCCACCTGCGATCTTGCCTCCCTGAATTGCCAGCTTGATGCCACCTGGAGCGCGGCAACAAACAGCAATGAGACCGGCGCTGCGGTCATTACTGACGGCAATACCTGGTCGGTTTCGGGGCTGGATACATGGCGGGCAGGAGATATGACCTATAAGTATTATACTCATCTCCAACAAGTCATTGACGCAGGCTACACCGTAATGCAAGGCGGGAGCGCTGTGACGTCTTTGCCTGCGGCCGGGAACACGATTATTTTCCCTGGCCTGACCACGGCGGTAACCGTATTTGATCCGATCACCTCGAGTAACAAAACGGTTATGGTCTATAGCTCTGGCGCGTTTACCGAGCTTGATGCCTACTATTTCAACCCTGCTGAATCCTTTGTCTTAGCGGATGCTGAACCTTATATTGATACCCGACTGGCAACGGTAACGAATGGTGTTGCTAATATATCGCTGAATAAAAGCCAGTATAATCTTGGGGAATTAAGAGAAAGCGCCCTGGTTTATGTGGATGGCACCACGGCAAATGACGCCACGGCTAACTGGACGTCACAACAACTCATTTATGCAAATATTCCGAGTGACCTGGATACGCTGGGTTCACCCATTAACCGGAGCATTAAGACTGACAGTTATGTGGGGACCTTCACCGCGTTTGACGGTTCATCGCATACCGTCAGTTCCCTGGCTGATTTTAAAACCTGGAATAACTGGCTTATCAGTAAATTGTCTTCCGGCGATCTGGCTTACACCAGCTATCAGTCTGAACTGAAAAAAGCGTATACCTCAACCTCGCAGACTTATCAGGTCTCTCACTCCCCGGATGGGTTTGACGTTTCTGTTTATGGTGAGCGTGATGTCGCTGTTCTTCAGGCAAATGGGCAAAATGCTACTATCAACATTGCCCCGGGTGGTTCAATTGATTTGAGAGCAAGCAGCAGCGCATCATTTCTGCTTGTCAAACTGAATAATAATGCCACGTTTATTAATAACGGTACGGCAATGACCACTAACAGGATCGCCCACATTAACAGTGGCTCATCCTTTATCAATAATGGGTTCCTGAGCCTGGGGGGGAATATCCCGGATAGCGCTTATCAAAATATCGCAATTGTCGTTGATGGCAACGACAGTCGTTTTATAAATAGCGCCCAGGGGACCTACACCATTTCACCCCGTTACAATTACACCAATAAAAACCAGAATGGGATTGTTGAAGGGGTTCAGACACATATCGGAACCACTGCTGAAAATGCCGGGACCATTAATACCGGTTACTGGAGCAACGCTGTCGATAAGTTTCAGACAGGCAGCGTCTGGATTGCCAAGGTGTATAACGCCTCTTCTTTCGTTAACACGCCGACGGGTCATATCAATTTAGGTTACACCCAGGATGGCAGTAGCGAAGCCTATCTGAATACCGAAAGTGCCGCGATTCACACGGAAACCGGTGGCCGCGGTGATAACCAGGGGACCATTACGCTGAGTTCGATGGCCAACGGTGTCTATGGTCTGCATGCCCTTGATGGCACCGCGTCCCTGGTAAACAGCGGCACTATCAACGTCAACAGCGACGGGGATGATGGGGCATTTGTTCCCTCTGAAAGCATCGGGATTTATTCGTTCAGCAAAACGGCGGGGACCGTTGGCAGTTCCGGCATCATCAACCTTAACGGCGTGAATAATACCGGGATCAAAGCGGTTTCCGGCGGGAAAGCGTCATTATCCGGCGACATCAATATTACCGGCGGCGCAGAGCTGTCAACCGGACTGCGTAACTACGGTGTCTGGTCTGAAGGCACTGGCTCGCAGGTCGATATTTCCGGCCAGATCAACATGGACGGGGACGGGGCGATAGGCGTTCATGCCCGCTATGGCGGCAATGTGACCATTTCCGGTACCGGTGAAGTGAACTTTACTGACGGCAGCAACCAGATTGGCTACTACGTCTATGGGCAGACGGCTTCCATCACCAACAACGGTACCGGCGCGCAGGATGTCAGCACCGAAGATTCCGTGCTGTTCCGCGTCGATGACGGGGCCGACTTTACCGGCGGCGCCGGTGCGGCGTCCGTCCTGACGGCCTCCGGTAAGGGGTCAACCGCCGTGGTCGCCAACGGTAAAGATGCCATCAGCGGTAATGTCTCCGCCTTTAACTCCGGCGGTATGACCCTTAATCTCTCCGGCCGGGATGCCACCGGCGTGGTTATCCAGGGCGGTGCGCAGGGTAAAATCTCGTCTAACGCCACCATCAACATGACCGCCACCGGCGCAGTCGCGGGGATTGCCGACGGTCAGGGCTATGACATCAACGGTAATGTTCTGGGCAGCCCGATTGCGGGCGTGCTGTCGAACGCGGCACTGGCGGCGGGGGCGGCAGGTTTTGGATCCGGCACCCTGCTGGTCACTGAGGCGGCGCTGAATTCCGCGCTGGATGCGGTAACCGGCTTCATTGCCCGTAACGGGGCGGAAGTCAGCAACGCCGGGAACATCGTCTTTACCGGAAACAACACCACCGGTCTGCTGGTTGAAGCGGGTGCCCGCGGTAATAATACCGGCAGCATCACCGTCGGTGCCGGCGGTACCGGGATCGTGGCGCAGGATGCGACCGGTACCCGCACCACGGTGGTCAACACCTCGGGTAACCTGGTGCTGAACGGTGGCAATACCGCCAACCGCACCACCGGGATTGTTGCCAGCGGTGCCAGCACCACGGTCAACATGACCGCCGGAACGGTGACCCTGAACGGCAACGGCGCCACCGGCGTGCGGGCCTCAGAGGGGGCAACCGTGAACCTCTCCGGTACTGCGACGCCTGCGTTTTCTTCCTCCGCGACGGACCAGATCCTGTTTGCTATTTCCGGCGCGGGCTCCACCATCAACACCAGTGTCCCGACCGGGACGGTGCTGGATGCCTCCGGTGAGCGTTCCACCCTGTTCCGTCTGGAAGATGGGGCGGCGATGGACGGCGACATTCAGGTGGCGGCCAGCGGGAAGGATGCAACTGCGCTGTACGCCACCGGTGAAAATACGACGGCGGTTATCGGCAGCGGCAGTCAATTGGATATCAGTGGTAACGGCGCCACCGGGGTGATTTCTTCGGGGAGTGCGACCGCCACCATCGAGAGCGGTGCGACGCTGGCGCTGACCGGTAGCGGTGCCACCGCCGGACTGGTTGACGGTAACACCTATGCGTCTGACGGCGCGCTCTTGCAGCAAAATACCGGCGCGGAACTGATTAACGCCGCAACCATCAGCTCCACGGTTTCCGGTGCCACCGCCTTTACGGCGCAAAACAGCGGAACACTGACCAACAGCGGTAATGTCCTGCTGACCGGCACGAATTCCACCGCCATTAAGGTAATGGGCGGGAAAGTTAACAACACCGGCAGCATCGAAGCGAACGGGACTGCCCTGTATATCGGAGCCGGTGACCAGGGACAGGCCTCTACCGTCACCAACAGCGGCACGGTGCTGGCGACCAACGGGAATGCCGCCATCGAACTGGCGGCCGGCAGCCTGAACCTCGTCGGCAGCGGCGTGGGCACCGTTGAAGCCCGCGGCACGGCAGACGGTGTGCTGGTCAGCAGCGGCGCCAGCGGACTCGACGTGACGAATGCCCATATTATTGTCAGCGCGGCGGGCGCATCCGGTAACGGCATCGAGAACGCCGGTAATCTGACCGACCTGCAACTGACGGGCACCACCATTGATGTGGCGAATGGTGCCGGGGTCCGTACCTCGGTGACCATCGACGACACCAACAGCGGCACTATTAATGTGGGCGGCGCGGGTACCGGGATTGCCTTTGCAAACGCCGATGGCAGTGCGACCAGCAGCAACCTGGACCTCTCCGGCTCGTCCGGCCTGACCATTAATGTCAGCGGCACCGGCGGTACGGGGATTTATGCGAACACCGCCGGCACCACTGACACCGCAGTGAGCGTGAACGTCAGCAACGCCGCGGGCGGCGCGGCTCTGAAACTCGGTAACGGCGTCACCTCCGCCACTAACCGCGGTACGCTGACCTCAGCCAGCACCACGACGGCGACGGTGGAGACGGCGAATGCCACCGCCTTTACCAACACTGCCACCGGGGTTATCACTGCGTCAGCGTCCGGTAACCCGGCGCTGGCGATGAACGCGGCGAATGCCACAGTGACTAACGCCGGGACCATCAACGGCGATGTGGTGATGAACCGTGCCAGCGGTACGGTGAACAACAGCGGTACGGTCAGTAACAATATCACCACCACCAGCGGCAATAACGCGGTCACGGTGGACAGCGGAACTGTTGGCGGCAATATCGCGCTGAGCGGTAACGGCACCAATACCGTTTTGCTGAAAAACAACGCGGACGTGAACACAGTCAGTGGTTCGGCGGGTAACGATACGGTCACCGTTCTGGGTAACGGTAACACCTTTACGGCGCTCAACGGCGGCAGCGGTACGGCCACGGCGGTGTTTGACGGCGTGACGGCGGGCTTCCATATGGACGGCACCGGCGCGCAAATCAACAACTATAACCAGGTGAATCTGCGTAACGGCTCGTTGTTCAGTCTGGATAACAACTATGCCCTCGGCGGTAAACCAGCCGGCGGTGCCGGGTTCAATATTGATGCCGCCTCGGTTCTGGCGGTGAACAGCACGGTCGACCGGACGCTGACCAATGCCCTGACCGGCACCGGTACCGTGGCGGTAGAGAACGCCGGACAGGCGTTTAACTTCGCCACCACCACCGGCAGCGCCTTTGTCGGGACCGTGGACCTGAGCAATGCGACCCTGGCGCTGGGCGGGGTGAACACCACCGCCCTGACGAATGCCACCCTGAAGGCCGATACCGGCAGCGTCACCACCGTGGCGGACGGGGAACAGGTTATCGGCGGTCTGGCTTTCGCCAGCGGTAAAGTGGCGTTTAACGCCAGCGCGCCAGCACAGAAAGTGGCGACCAGTCATATGACGGTCAACAGACTGGATGCATCCGGTAACGGTACGGTACAAATTAACGTTCCGGCGCCGTATGTCCCGGGCCATGAAACCAGCACTACCGCCTCACTGATGACTCAGGATGACGCCAACATCGGCCTGGAGCTGGTTGGCGCCGCACTGGTTAACGGTGCTGGCGGTAACCTGGTACTGCAGGACCAGAGCGGCAATGTCATCACGGACGACACGCAGGTGGATATCGCTCAGGGTGGCAGCACGGTGGCGAAAGGCACTTACGATTACCGCCTGACCACGGCCGGTTCATCCGGCAGCCAGGACGGTCTGTATGTCAACTATGGCCTGACAGAACTGGAGCTGCTGGCAAACCAGACCCTGACGCTCGACGGCACACCGGGTGCCACCGGTGCGGCAGCGGACCAGTCCGCCCGCATCACCGGCAGCGGCAGCCTGGCGGTCAGTACCACAGGCAGTGACGTACTGTCCCTGTCCAACAGCAGCAACGATTACACCGGTGATACCACGGTCCTGAGCGGGACTCTGCGTACTGACGTCGACGGTGCGCTGGGGGATACCGCCAGACTGGCGATTAACAGCGGAGCGAAGGCTGACCTCAACGGCACACGGCAGACTGCTGGCATCCTGGCCGGTGATGGCGGTTCACAGCTTGACTTCAACGCCGGCACGCTGACGCTGACGGGGGGCGGGGACAGTAACGGCATCCTGAACGGCGGTGGGAAACTGAACGTTGAAGGCGGCGTGCTGACCATTGACGGTGCCAACAGCAGTCTGAGTGTGATCACTAACATCAGCAGCGGTGCGGAAGTGGTCCTCAGTGATGCACAGGGCGCAGGCAGCGGTGATATCACCGACGAAGGCACCCTGACGCTGAACAATGTCACCGGGATGCTGGCAAACAACATCAGCGGAACCGGTAATGTGGACGCTACAAACACCACGGACGCCGCCCTCTCCGGTGACAACAGCAGCTTCAGTGGTCTGTTTAACATCGACAGCGGCAGCAACCTGACCGTCGGTGAACAGAACCATCTCGGTACGGCGACAGTGAACGATAACGGTCTGCTGACCGTCGACACCGCCAGTGACTGGACGCTGGTGAACAGCGTAAGCGGTAGCGGCGGCCTGAACAAACAGGGCGCAGGTACCCTGACCCTGACAGCGGACTCTGCTGCGTATACCGGTACTACCGACATCACCGCCGGCGAACTGACGCTCGGCAGTGACGCTGACTCTGCGTTGGAAATGGCGAGCCAACAGGTGAATGTACACAACGGCGCCACCTTCACCGGTTACGGCAGCACTGCCGGGAATGTGGATGTCATGCAGGGCGGGACGATGCAGATGACGGACTTCCTGGTCGGCGGCAACCTGAACAACCGCGGTTCCGTTCTGCTGACCCGTGCGGACGGTCAGCCGGGCAACACCCTGACCGTCAACGGCAACTACGCCGGCAGCAACGGCCTGCTGGCGTTCAACACCGAACTGGGTGGCGACAGCTCTCCGACCGACAAACTGACGGTGAACGGCAACACGGCGGGTAACACCCGGGTCAGTGTCACCAACACCGGCGGCACCGGGGCGCAGACGGTGAACGGTATTGAGGTGATTCAGGTGAACGGCAGCTCTGCCGGCAACTTCGCCCTGACCACCGGCACCGTGGAGGCCGGGGCTTATGTCTATGCGCTGGCGAAAGGCACCGGCAGCGCGGCGAAAAACTGGTATCTGACCAGTAAATGGAAAAACAGCACCACCCCGACAGACCCGGTCTCCCCGGCCACGCCGGATAAGCCAGGGACCTCACCGGTGGTTGACCCGACAGCACCGGATGCGCTGCGTCCGGAAGCGGGCAGCTATATCGGCAATATCGCGGCCGCCAACACGCTGTTCAACACCCGTCTGCACGACCGTCTCGGTGAACCACAGTACACCGATGCGCTGAAAGGCGAGGGACTGGCCGCCAGCATGTGGATGCGTCATGTCGGCGGACACGAACGGTCTTCTGCCGGTGACGGTCAGTTGAAAACACAGAGCAACCGCTACGTGCTGCAACTGGGTGGCGACATCGCGCAGTGGAGTACCGACGGCGCCGATCGCTGGCATCTGGGCGTGATGGGCGGCTATGCGAATGCGCACAGCAATACCCGCAGCGACCGTGCCGGTTACGGTTCAGACGGGCGTATCAGCGGCTACAGCGCCGGTCTGTACGGCACCTGGTACCAGAACGAGGCGGACAAAACCGGGGCGTATGTTGACAGCTGGATGCTGTACAACTGGTTCGACAGCAGTGTGGAAGCGGATAACCGCGACAGCGACAGCTACAACTCGAAAGGGCTGACCGCCTCGCTGGAAGCGGGTTACACCCTGAAAGCCGGTGAGTTCAACGGCAGCCAGGGCACACTGAACACCTGGTATGTACAGCCGCAGGCGCAGGTCACCTGGATGGGCGTGAAAGACAACGCGCACACCCGGAAAGACGGTACCCGCATCGAAACGCAGGGTGACGGCAACATCCAGACGCGTCTGGGCGTAAGAACGTACCTGAACAGTCACCACAAAATGGATGACGGTAAACAGCGTGAGTTCCAGCCGTTCGTGGAAGTGAACTGGATCCACAACACCGAAACCTTTGGCGTGAAGATGGACGGCACGAAAGTCAGTCGTGACGGCGCACGCAACCTGGGCGAAATCCGCACCGGGGTGGAAGGCAAAGTGAATGACCGTCTGAGCGTCTGGGGCAACGTGGGCGTACAGATGGGGGATAAAGGCTACAGTGACACCCAGGGCATGCTGGGAGTGAAATACAGCTGGTAA
- a CDS encoding HAD-IA family hydrolase, with product MDGTLVDSTEVVENEWRRFSARFDLDAEEVIAFAHGRQTIDTVIHFLGAGEEAVTAAEELDARELVILDGIVAMAGAADLLKRLPQERWALVTSASRELAINRMRAAGLPLPAVMVCAEDVAEGKPSPEGYLKAASILGYHARHCLVFEDAEAGIRAGNASGARVIAVVPDANGAQDAFACATLTMLNIVPDNNGFRITLRTAEE from the coding sequence ATGGACGGCACCCTGGTAGACTCAACGGAGGTGGTTGAAAATGAATGGCGTAGGTTCAGTGCCCGCTTTGATCTGGATGCAGAAGAGGTTATCGCCTTTGCTCATGGGCGACAAACGATTGATACGGTTATTCATTTTTTAGGCGCAGGCGAAGAGGCCGTGACGGCAGCAGAGGAGCTGGATGCACGTGAACTGGTGATCCTTGACGGGATTGTCGCTATGGCCGGGGCGGCCGATTTGTTGAAGCGCCTGCCGCAGGAACGCTGGGCACTCGTTACCTCCGCAAGCAGAGAGTTGGCTATTAACAGGATGCGGGCAGCCGGATTACCGCTTCCGGCCGTGATGGTCTGCGCAGAGGATGTCGCAGAAGGAAAACCCTCGCCTGAAGGCTATCTGAAAGCAGCATCGATTCTTGGTTATCACGCCCGTCACTGTCTTGTTTTTGAGGATGCGGAGGCCGGTATACGGGCCGGGAATGCAAGCGGTGCGCGCGTGATTGCCGTCGTCCCCGATGCTAACGGTGCTCAGGACGCGTTTGCCTGCGCAACCTTGACCATGCTAAACATCGTCCCCGACAATAATGGCTTCAGGATAACTTTACGCACGGCTGAGGAGTAA